From Humisphaera borealis, the proteins below share one genomic window:
- the rpmI gene encoding 50S ribosomal protein L35, translating to MARKAMKPNKAVAKRFKVSKTGKLKRHHGFTSHLMSARSAKRRRKLRGSEIVPEVHARRLRKLMGIKKGPGKIATARLAARKAKAAAEAAAPAAA from the coding sequence ATGGCCCGCAAGGCAATGAAGCCGAACAAGGCAGTCGCGAAGCGATTCAAGGTCTCCAAGACCGGTAAGCTGAAGCGGCATCATGGGTTTACGTCGCACCTGATGAGCGCCCGCTCGGCGAAGCGCCGCCGCAAGCTGCGTGGCTCGGAGATCGTGCCCGAAGTGCATGCCCGCCGCCTGCGGAAGCTCATGGGCATCAAGAAGGGCCCGGGCAAGATCGCCACGGCCCGTCTCGCCGCCCGCAAGGCCAAGGCAGCCGCCGAAGCCGCCGCCCCTGCCGCGGCGTAA
- the rplT gene encoding 50S ribosomal protein L20 — MARTSGGKHAKKKKKVMKAAKGFRGGYGKLYRAAIEFTMRAKRFATRDRAQKKRHFRTLWVVRLNAACRERGIPYNRFIPALLAAGIELNRKMLSELAIGDPAAFDKIVELARPHVKIIKAKAA, encoded by the coding sequence ATGGCACGCACCAGTGGCGGCAAGCACGCGAAGAAGAAAAAGAAAGTCATGAAGGCCGCGAAGGGCTTTCGTGGCGGTTACGGCAAGCTGTATCGCGCCGCGATCGAGTTCACGATGCGGGCCAAGCGGTTCGCGACGCGTGACCGGGCCCAGAAGAAGCGGCATTTCCGCACGCTGTGGGTCGTTCGCCTGAACGCCGCCTGCCGCGAGCGTGGCATCCCCTACAACCGCTTCATCCCCGCCCTGCTCGCCGCCGGCATCGAGCTCAACCGCAAGATGCTCAGCGAGCTGGCGATCGGCGACCCCGCCGCGTTCGACAAGATCGTCGAACTCGCCCGCCCGCATGTGAAGATCATCAAGGCCAAAGCGGCCTGA
- a CDS encoding BatA domain-containing protein, giving the protein MFANPLMLVGLSVAVLPIVVHLLSRARFRSVDWGAMMFLDGVGGSQSRSRKFHQWFLLLIRALMVALLAVALARPEIRGKFASTTADGRRGVVVILLDCSASMGFDENGHSRLDLAREAAKQLLSLHRGDRVSLVLMGQPQPPAERLPTGDLWDVGRRIEAAQLTYARADVDRALGEALEAIAPPADSPDRGDRLPATFYVITDRQAANWRNVLDDTNDTPAAWRQRLDRAGVIARVVCIPIGSPESENVLVKSVEQINAPAVVGQPVEFEVKVQNQGPVQWAALPLLVTADRRPIFNQKVNLAPDSTATFRVSIPAGLPDAGTHLITAELNRTPPGVAPPPTTVKPRGLVEDDRLDLVIDVKDPIRVLVVTGDDPADRPNAKDDDAMPAGTHVGQYLAAALAPYKASKKKLADPCVVEAVTAERWAGALVRTPGDKKGETREVRLSAFQAVILAGLEQLTDAQAVAIEQFVYDGGGVLIAPGELSRPTAYDVALFRDGAGILAASLAEATPFDGSMQTTLLGFEATHPILKFLGGRPDALLPVSVGQYFPVDRLGPQAQVLMRYATGEPFLIESVSSSQRRGKLLLMTTSLGEDWSTLPMTSFYLPFVQSAARYLGEGPPRRFNLAPGEPIELPIEDAAEGSVLRVKPPDAPEERASEVTRVGGQTVARFGDTETPGLYVARLIDPGRKTVTLQYTVTAPRDESDLESLTPADWQHLESRLELTRLDPAVTPIAAATALPAPLELWVWLLGAVLILGLLEMKLSRNWSRTDPAEA; this is encoded by the coding sequence ATGTTCGCGAACCCCCTCATGCTCGTCGGACTCTCGGTGGCAGTGCTGCCGATCGTGGTGCACCTGCTGAGCCGGGCGAGGTTTCGCAGCGTGGACTGGGGCGCGATGATGTTCCTGGACGGGGTCGGGGGTTCGCAGTCGCGCAGCCGCAAGTTCCACCAGTGGTTCCTGTTGTTGATCCGCGCGCTGATGGTCGCGCTGCTTGCCGTCGCACTGGCCCGGCCGGAAATCCGCGGCAAGTTTGCTTCGACCACTGCCGATGGCCGTCGCGGCGTGGTGGTCATCCTGCTCGACTGCTCGGCGAGCATGGGATTCGACGAAAACGGCCACTCGCGGCTGGACCTGGCCCGCGAAGCCGCCAAGCAACTGCTGAGCCTCCATCGCGGCGACCGCGTCTCGCTGGTGCTGATGGGCCAGCCACAGCCGCCCGCCGAGCGGCTTCCCACCGGCGACCTGTGGGACGTGGGCCGGCGGATCGAAGCCGCGCAGCTCACCTACGCCCGTGCCGATGTGGACCGTGCGCTGGGCGAAGCGCTCGAAGCAATCGCACCCCCGGCCGACAGCCCCGACCGCGGCGACAGACTTCCGGCGACGTTCTATGTCATCACCGACCGCCAGGCCGCCAACTGGCGCAACGTCCTGGACGACACCAACGACACGCCCGCCGCCTGGCGGCAGAGACTCGATCGCGCCGGGGTGATCGCGAGAGTCGTCTGCATTCCCATCGGGTCACCCGAGAGCGAAAATGTCCTGGTCAAGTCGGTCGAGCAGATCAACGCACCGGCGGTGGTCGGCCAGCCGGTGGAGTTTGAAGTGAAGGTGCAGAACCAGGGGCCGGTGCAGTGGGCGGCACTGCCTCTGCTGGTGACCGCCGACCGCAGGCCGATCTTCAACCAGAAGGTCAATCTGGCGCCCGACAGCACGGCGACCTTCCGCGTAAGCATCCCCGCCGGCTTGCCGGACGCCGGCACCCACCTGATCACCGCGGAACTCAACCGCACGCCGCCGGGCGTCGCACCGCCGCCGACCACGGTCAAGCCGCGCGGTCTGGTCGAGGACGACCGGCTCGACCTGGTGATTGACGTGAAGGACCCGATCCGGGTGCTGGTCGTCACCGGCGACGACCCGGCCGACCGTCCCAACGCCAAGGACGACGATGCCATGCCCGCGGGAACACACGTGGGGCAATACCTTGCGGCCGCACTGGCGCCTTACAAGGCGTCGAAGAAGAAGCTCGCCGATCCGTGCGTCGTGGAGGCCGTCACCGCCGAGCGCTGGGCCGGCGCGCTCGTTCGCACGCCGGGCGACAAGAAAGGCGAAACCAGGGAGGTTCGCCTGTCGGCGTTCCAGGCAGTGATCCTGGCCGGCCTCGAACAACTGACCGATGCACAGGCCGTCGCGATCGAACAGTTCGTCTACGACGGCGGCGGCGTACTGATTGCGCCGGGCGAGTTGTCGCGGCCGACGGCGTACGACGTCGCACTCTTTCGCGACGGGGCCGGCATTCTGGCGGCGTCGCTCGCCGAGGCGACCCCGTTCGACGGATCGATGCAGACCACGCTCCTGGGGTTCGAAGCGACGCACCCGATTCTCAAGTTCCTCGGCGGACGGCCCGACGCGCTGCTGCCGGTGTCGGTCGGCCAATACTTCCCGGTCGATCGCCTCGGCCCGCAGGCGCAGGTGCTGATGCGCTACGCGACCGGCGAACCCTTCCTGATCGAGTCGGTCTCCAGTTCCCAGCGGCGCGGCAAGCTGCTGCTGATGACGACCTCGCTGGGGGAAGACTGGAGCACCCTTCCGATGACGAGCTTCTACCTGCCGTTCGTCCAGTCGGCCGCCCGGTACCTGGGTGAGGGGCCGCCCCGGCGGTTCAACCTCGCGCCCGGGGAACCGATCGAACTGCCGATCGAAGATGCCGCCGAGGGCTCGGTGCTCCGGGTCAAGCCGCCCGACGCGCCCGAAGAACGGGCATCGGAAGTGACGCGCGTCGGCGGGCAGACGGTGGCGCGCTTCGGCGATACCGAAACCCCCGGCCTGTATGTCGCGCGGCTGATCGACCCAGGCCGAAAGACGGTCACCCTTCAATACACCGTCACCGCGCCGCGCGACGAATCTGATCTGGAATCCCTGACCCCGGCCGACTGGCAGCACCTCGAAAGTCGTCTGGAACTGACCCGGCTGGACCCGGCGGTCACCCCCATCGCCGCCGCCACGGCACTACCGGCACCCCTGGAGCTGTGGGTGTGGCTGCTCGGCGCGGTTCTGATCTTGGGATTACTCGAAATGAAACTGTCACGGAACTGGAGCCGGACCGACCCGGCCGAAGCATAA
- a CDS encoding lysophospholipid acyltransferase family protein: protein MPRATTAARRPSFPRPDRLLRLDLPKDRFLGKALGHRSIASLEKAFGLDQINALYDGAVAQGPVAPGGRGYREFIGRILAALNVKLRIAKEDLARIPKKGPFVVVANHPFGALDGLILSAVLSEARDDVKVMANYLIGRVPELKDLFLLVDPFQGEGAAGRNIGPMRQSLRWLKDGHVLAAFPAGEVAHLKLSNLKNPEGPVTDPAWNGTIARIITRAEVPVLPVYFDGRNNALFQAAGLIHPLIRTVLLPRAFLGKHDSEVTLRVGSLIPAKRIADFESEQQVTDYLRRRTFHLRNSGPRPSIAESSAATPNAASDTAGSTQAVSAVPDASHKQPMPGAKFAKSAFRAMQIMRARFPFAHQPKTMEEIIPPVDPALMEAEMAALPRESALVEHDGLVVIDAKASQIRLILREIGRLREITFRQVGEGTGKSLDLDTFDYDYRHLFIWNRQAREIVGAYRLGQTDLLLQAKGRQGLYTSTLFNYKAELLNRLNPALEMGRSFVRPEYQKSYSPLLLLWKGIGHFLVQNRQYRYLFGPVSISNSYQTASREIMVNFLKMHHAMPEGETLAAPKNPFKPKRPLRLGLGKWDDEGIRRLLQDDEEVSNLVSDLEPDQKGIPVLIRQYLKLGAKFLAFNVDRDFGDCLDGLIVVDLLHTEARVLERYMTKPGYADFVAHHRGTATSPQAAKGQPVGSH from the coding sequence ATGCCACGAGCTACGACCGCCGCTCGACGACCGTCTTTTCCTCGTCCCGACCGCCTGCTGAGGCTCGACCTGCCCAAGGACAGGTTCCTCGGCAAAGCCCTGGGCCATCGGTCCATTGCGTCGCTGGAGAAGGCGTTCGGCCTCGACCAGATCAACGCGCTCTACGACGGCGCCGTCGCCCAGGGCCCGGTTGCGCCCGGCGGCAGGGGGTATCGCGAGTTCATCGGGCGCATCCTGGCAGCGCTCAACGTCAAGCTGCGCATCGCGAAGGAAGACCTCGCCCGCATCCCCAAGAAAGGTCCCTTCGTCGTCGTCGCCAATCATCCGTTCGGCGCACTCGATGGCCTGATCCTGTCGGCGGTTCTTTCGGAAGCCCGCGACGACGTGAAGGTGATGGCCAACTACCTGATCGGCCGTGTTCCGGAACTGAAGGACCTTTTTCTGCTCGTCGACCCGTTCCAGGGCGAAGGCGCCGCCGGCCGAAACATCGGACCCATGCGGCAGAGCCTGCGCTGGCTCAAGGACGGGCACGTGCTGGCGGCTTTCCCCGCCGGCGAAGTGGCGCATCTGAAACTCTCAAACCTGAAGAACCCCGAGGGGCCGGTTACCGATCCGGCGTGGAACGGCACGATCGCCCGCATCATCACCCGGGCAGAAGTGCCGGTGCTGCCGGTGTACTTCGACGGCCGCAACAACGCGTTGTTCCAGGCCGCCGGCCTGATTCACCCCTTGATCCGGACGGTGCTGCTGCCGCGGGCGTTCCTGGGCAAGCACGACAGCGAAGTGACGCTCCGCGTCGGCTCGCTGATCCCGGCCAAGAGAATCGCCGATTTCGAGTCCGAGCAGCAGGTCACCGATTACCTGCGTCGTCGAACGTTCCACCTGCGCAACAGCGGTCCGCGTCCCTCCATTGCCGAGTCTTCGGCGGCGACGCCGAATGCTGCTTCGGACACGGCGGGATCGACGCAAGCAGTCAGCGCCGTCCCCGATGCTTCGCACAAGCAGCCGATGCCGGGTGCCAAGTTCGCCAAGTCCGCGTTTCGGGCGATGCAGATCATGCGGGCGCGATTTCCGTTTGCCCACCAGCCCAAGACCATGGAGGAAATCATTCCCCCGGTCGATCCGGCACTGATGGAAGCCGAGATGGCCGCGCTGCCGAGAGAATCGGCACTGGTCGAGCACGACGGCCTGGTCGTGATCGACGCAAAGGCATCGCAGATCAGGCTCATCCTGCGTGAGATCGGCCGCCTGCGGGAAATCACCTTCCGCCAGGTCGGCGAGGGCACCGGCAAAAGCCTGGACCTGGACACGTTCGACTACGACTACCGCCACCTGTTCATCTGGAATCGCCAGGCGCGGGAAATCGTCGGCGCGTACCGGCTGGGGCAGACGGACCTGCTGCTGCAGGCCAAGGGGCGGCAGGGTCTCTACACCAGCACGCTGTTCAACTACAAGGCCGAGCTGCTGAACCGGCTGAATCCGGCGCTGGAGATGGGCCGGAGTTTCGTCCGCCCCGAGTACCAGAAGTCCTACTCGCCGCTGCTGCTGCTCTGGAAGGGCATCGGACATTTCCTTGTCCAGAACCGACAGTATCGATACCTGTTCGGACCGGTGAGCATCAGCAACAGCTATCAGACGGCGTCGCGCGAGATCATGGTCAACTTCCTGAAGATGCACCACGCCATGCCCGAAGGCGAAACGCTCGCCGCCCCGAAGAACCCGTTCAAGCCCAAACGCCCTCTGCGGCTGGGCCTGGGCAAGTGGGACGACGAAGGGATCCGTCGGCTGCTTCAGGACGACGAAGAAGTGTCCAACCTCGTCTCCGACCTCGAGCCCGACCAGAAGGGCATCCCCGTTCTGATCCGGCAGTACCTGAAACTGGGTGCCAAGTTCCTGGCGTTTAACGTCGATCGCGACTTCGGCGACTGCCTCGACGGCCTGATCGTCGTCGACCTGCTGCACACCGAAGCCAGGGTCCTCGAACGCTACATGACCAAGCCCGGCTATGCCGACTTCGTGGCGCACCATCGCGGAACGGCCACGTCACCCCAGGCGGCCAAGGGTCAGCCGGTCGGATCGCACTGA